The following coding sequences are from one Arthrobacter sp. PvP023 window:
- the proB gene encoding glutamate 5-kinase yields MLARARRIVVKVGSSSLTSLKGGISEEALIELSDALAAKHNGGTEIILVSSGAISAGLAPLGLVKRPRDLATQQAAASVGQGLLMARYTHAFAAHGVTVSQVLLTADDLMRRSHHMNAFRALNRLLNLGVVPVVNENDTVATHKIRFGDNDRLSALVAHLVRADALVLLSDVDSLYDGPPSKGAKRIPQVDGPQDLEGVNIGKPGQAGVGTGGMQTKVEAATMAADSGIPALVTSTANAAAALNGEDVGTWFSVNSGRKSVRMMWLAHLAHVQGRLLLDDGAVTAVRDQHFSLLPAGITSVEGTFESGDAVEMVSPDGTVIARGLVNYSSDELPQMLGRSTVELGESLGRGFDREVVHVDDLVLV; encoded by the coding sequence ATGCTCGCCAGGGCACGCCGCATCGTTGTCAAGGTCGGGTCGTCGTCGCTCACCAGCCTCAAGGGTGGAATCTCTGAAGAGGCGCTGATCGAGCTCTCCGACGCGCTGGCTGCGAAGCACAACGGCGGAACCGAGATCATCCTCGTTTCCTCCGGCGCGATCTCGGCAGGCCTTGCCCCCCTTGGCCTGGTGAAGCGTCCCCGGGACCTTGCCACCCAGCAGGCAGCCGCCAGCGTTGGCCAGGGCCTCCTGATGGCCCGTTACACGCACGCTTTCGCAGCGCACGGCGTGACCGTGAGCCAGGTCCTGCTGACCGCGGACGACCTCATGCGGCGCAGCCACCACATGAACGCCTTCCGTGCCCTGAACCGGCTCCTGAACCTGGGCGTTGTGCCCGTGGTCAACGAGAACGACACAGTGGCAACGCACAAGATCCGCTTCGGTGACAACGACCGGCTCTCCGCCCTGGTGGCGCACCTGGTCCGCGCCGATGCCCTGGTGCTGCTCTCCGACGTCGACTCGCTCTATGACGGGCCGCCCTCGAAGGGGGCCAAGCGCATTCCCCAGGTGGACGGACCCCAGGACCTTGAGGGCGTCAACATCGGCAAGCCGGGTCAGGCCGGCGTCGGAACCGGCGGCATGCAGACGAAAGTGGAGGCCGCCACGATGGCCGCCGATTCGGGCATCCCCGCACTGGTCACCTCCACCGCGAACGCCGCCGCAGCCCTGAACGGCGAAGACGTCGGAACCTGGTTCTCCGTCAACAGCGGCCGCAAGTCGGTGCGCATGATGTGGCTCGCGCACCTTGCACACGTGCAGGGCCGGCTGCTCCTTGACGACGGCGCCGTCACGGCTGTCCGTGACCAGCACTTTTCGCTGCTCCCCGCCGGTATCACGTCAGTCGAAGGCACCTTTGAATCGGGCGACGCCGTCGAAATGGTTTCGCCGGACGGCACCGTGATCGCCCGCGGGCTGGTCAATTATTCCTCGGACGAACTGCCACAGATGCTGGGGCGTTCCACCGTGGAACTGGGGGAGTCCCTCGGACGCGGCTTTGACCGTGAGGTTGTTCACGTTGATGACCTGGTTCTGGTCTAG
- a CDS encoding glutamate-5-semialdehyde dehydrogenase: MTEALIHQAAEKSNDSTEASPTPENAQLSPADVEAAVYAIADRSRHAARSMARANRAWKDKGLRAIGAALLDSRAQILAANAKDVDAGRANGTSAALLDRLTLNDARIEALAAALENLAGLPDPVGNVVRGQTLPNGLRLRQVNVPMGVVAAIYEARPNVTVDIAGLALKSGNAVILRGGTAAAATNEALIRVLRDALTSVGLPADAVQTVDQFGREGANVLMRARGRVDVLIPRGGRDLIQTVVTNSSVPVIETGEGNVHIFIDESASEDMAVDILLNAKTQRPSVCNTVETLLVHSGSTVLPAVAAALRKAGVTLHADERVRAALPASVESVPATDEDWATEYMDLDLAVGMVDSLDEAVQHIRKWSTGHTEAIITNDLANAERFISEIDSAAVIVNASTRFTDGGELGLGAEVGISTQKLHARGPMGLTELTTTKWIVQGEGQIRS, encoded by the coding sequence ATGACTGAGGCACTGATTCACCAAGCGGCCGAGAAATCCAACGACTCCACGGAGGCATCTCCCACGCCGGAAAATGCCCAGCTGTCCCCGGCTGACGTCGAGGCTGCCGTGTACGCGATCGCTGACCGATCGCGTCACGCTGCCCGCAGCATGGCACGCGCCAACCGCGCCTGGAAGGACAAAGGCCTCCGCGCGATCGGCGCCGCCCTGCTCGACAGCAGGGCGCAGATCCTGGCCGCCAACGCCAAGGATGTGGACGCCGGCCGCGCCAACGGCACGTCGGCGGCGCTGCTTGACCGACTGACGCTGAACGACGCACGGATCGAGGCGCTTGCCGCCGCCCTGGAAAACCTCGCCGGCCTGCCGGATCCCGTGGGAAACGTGGTCCGCGGCCAGACGCTTCCCAACGGCCTGCGGTTGCGGCAGGTCAACGTTCCCATGGGCGTCGTTGCCGCCATCTACGAGGCCCGTCCCAACGTGACGGTGGACATTGCCGGGCTGGCGCTGAAAAGCGGCAACGCGGTGATCCTGCGCGGCGGCACCGCCGCCGCGGCCACCAACGAAGCCCTCATCAGGGTCCTCCGGGATGCCCTCACTTCCGTTGGACTGCCCGCCGACGCCGTTCAGACGGTCGACCAGTTCGGCCGTGAAGGAGCCAATGTGCTGATGCGGGCCCGCGGCCGGGTGGATGTCCTCATTCCCCGCGGCGGCAGGGACCTGATCCAGACGGTCGTCACCAATTCCTCCGTCCCGGTCATCGAGACCGGCGAGGGCAACGTCCATATCTTCATCGACGAATCCGCCAGTGAAGACATGGCCGTGGACATCCTGCTCAACGCCAAGACCCAGCGGCCCAGCGTCTGCAACACCGTGGAGACCCTCCTGGTGCATTCCGGGTCCACCGTCCTGCCCGCCGTCGCCGCGGCGCTCCGGAAAGCCGGAGTCACCCTCCACGCCGACGAGAGGGTCCGCGCCGCGTTGCCCGCATCCGTGGAATCCGTCCCCGCCACTGACGAGGACTGGGCCACCGAGTACATGGACCTGGACCTCGCGGTGGGCATGGTGGACAGCCTTGACGAAGCGGTGCAGCACATCCGCAAGTGGTCGACCGGACACACCGAGGCCATCATCACCAACGACCTCGCCAATGCCGAACGCTTCATTTCCGAAATCGACTCGGCAGCGGTCATCGTCAACGCCTCCACAAGGTTCACGGACGGCGGGGAACTGGGCCTCGGCGCCGAGGTGGGCATTTCCACCCAAAAGCTCCACGCACGAGGCCCCATGGGCCTCACCGAGCTCACGACCACGAAGTGGATCGTCCAGGGCGAGGGCCAGATTCGCAGCTAG
- the nadD gene encoding nicotinate-nucleotide adenylyltransferase has translation MGGTFDPIHHGHLVAASEVAAKFGLDEVVFVPTGQPWQKMSKKVSEPEHRYLMTVIATASNPRFTVSRVDVDRPGPTYTIDTLRDLRTQRPDADLFFITGADAMAQILSWKNIDELWSLAHFVGVTRPGHVLDGMGRKDVSLLEVPAMAISSTDCRTRVAAGNPVWYLVPDGVVQYIAKYGLYAGQSDPDPSAALTELHEPASTE, from the coding sequence ATGGGTGGGACATTTGATCCCATCCATCACGGCCACCTTGTTGCGGCCAGCGAAGTTGCGGCGAAGTTCGGCCTCGACGAAGTGGTATTTGTACCGACCGGCCAGCCGTGGCAGAAAATGAGCAAGAAGGTCAGCGAACCGGAGCACCGGTACCTGATGACTGTCATTGCCACGGCGTCCAACCCCAGGTTCACCGTCAGCAGGGTCGATGTGGACCGTCCCGGCCCCACGTATACCATCGACACCCTGCGGGACCTGCGTACGCAACGGCCGGATGCGGATCTTTTCTTCATCACCGGCGCGGACGCCATGGCACAAATCCTGTCCTGGAAGAACATCGATGAATTGTGGTCGCTGGCGCATTTCGTCGGTGTGACCCGGCCGGGGCACGTCCTCGACGGTATGGGCAGGAAAGACGTCAGCCTCCTGGAAGTGCCTGCGATGGCGATTTCCTCCACTGACTGCAGGACGCGGGTGGCGGCCGGGAACCCGGTCTGGTACCTCGTACCCGACGGGGTGGTCCAATATATTGCGAAATACGGCCTGTACGCCGGGCAGTCCGACCCCGACCCCAGTGCCGCACTTACCGAGTTACACGAACCAGCCAGTACCGAGTGA
- the rsfS gene encoding ribosome silencing factor: protein MTATDSSIAIARVAARAAADKIAQDIVGLDVSERLALADVFLIASAPSERQVNAIVDGIEEELGKQDLRPVRREGRSGGRWVLLDYSDVVIHVQHEEDRVFYALERLWKDCPVVDLQLGEDSSAKAAVSSDSE, encoded by the coding sequence GTGACTGCAACCGATTCATCCATCGCCATAGCCCGCGTCGCCGCGCGCGCTGCAGCGGACAAGATAGCCCAGGACATCGTTGGCCTGGACGTCAGCGAGCGGCTGGCCCTGGCCGACGTCTTCCTGATCGCCTCCGCGCCCAGTGAGCGCCAGGTCAACGCCATCGTCGACGGCATCGAAGAGGAACTGGGCAAGCAGGATCTCCGTCCTGTCCGCCGCGAGGGCCGTTCCGGCGGACGCTGGGTCCTGTTGGATTACTCGGACGTGGTGATCCACGTCCAGCATGAGGAAGACCGTGTGTTCTATGCCCTGGAGCGCCTGTGGAAGGACTGCCCGGTGGTTGACCTCCAGCTCGGAGAAGACTCGTCCGCCAAGGCGGCCGTTTCCTCGGACAGCGAGTAA
- a CDS encoding zinc ribbon domain-containing protein YjdM has translation MNESLPPCPECSSEYTYEMGALLVCPECAHEWSAEAPEAPGAADAVIKDAVGNVLADGDTVTVIKDLKIKGSSTVIKVGTKVRGIRLMDGVGDHDIDCKVDGVGPMQLKSSVVKKV, from the coding sequence GTGAACGAATCCCTTCCGCCCTGCCCGGAATGCTCCAGTGAATACACCTATGAAATGGGAGCGCTGCTGGTGTGCCCCGAGTGCGCACACGAGTGGTCCGCAGAGGCCCCGGAGGCGCCAGGAGCCGCTGACGCGGTTATCAAGGACGCGGTGGGCAATGTCCTCGCCGACGGTGACACTGTGACCGTAATCAAGGACCTTAAGATCAAGGGAAGCTCCACAGTCATCAAGGTGGGGACCAAAGTACGCGGCATCCGGCTCATGGACGGCGTGGGTGACCACGACATCGACTGCAAGGTGGACGGCGTCGGCCCTATGCAGCTGAAGTCCAGCGTCGTCAAAAAGGTCTAG
- a CDS encoding NAD(P)-binding domain-containing protein, producing the protein MVVGAGQAGLSAAYHLQRRSFLPAGQTAGPAAVQDVPGTYVVLDAEAGPGGAWRHRWQSLRMATVNGISDLPGIPQPEVDPAEPSSEFLSRYFGDYEEELGLNIVRPVRVRSVSREDGAPSGRLRIETSAGTWSAQAVINATGTWTRPFWPIYPGQSSFRGRQLHVADYVAAEEFRGKHVIVVGGGISAVGLLDEISRVTTTSWFTRREPVWRDAGFDRKAGHDAVALVEERVREGLPPQSVVSATGLIWTPSLRAAAARGALDRHAMFTSIEPHGVRLDDGTFLAADVILWATGFRAELEHLAPLHLRGSGGGIVMDGTQVAADERIHLVGYGPSSSTIGANRAGRAAVAGIMKMLGRRRPDGVPAASVGAVSR; encoded by the coding sequence GTGGTGGTCGGTGCGGGCCAGGCCGGTCTGTCTGCCGCTTACCACTTGCAGCGGCGCAGCTTCCTGCCCGCGGGGCAGACCGCGGGTCCCGCTGCCGTGCAGGACGTCCCGGGAACCTACGTGGTGCTGGACGCCGAAGCCGGACCCGGCGGGGCCTGGCGCCACCGCTGGCAAAGCCTCAGGATGGCCACCGTCAACGGCATCAGCGACCTGCCGGGCATTCCCCAGCCCGAAGTAGACCCGGCTGAGCCAAGTTCAGAGTTCCTTTCGCGCTACTTCGGGGATTACGAGGAGGAACTCGGGCTGAACATCGTCCGCCCCGTTAGAGTCCGCTCGGTATCCCGGGAAGATGGCGCCCCGTCCGGGAGGCTAAGAATCGAAACCTCTGCGGGCACCTGGTCCGCGCAGGCGGTCATCAATGCCACAGGCACCTGGACCCGGCCGTTTTGGCCCATCTACCCGGGCCAGTCCTCCTTCCGGGGCAGACAGCTGCACGTGGCCGACTACGTGGCGGCAGAGGAATTCCGAGGGAAGCATGTCATTGTGGTGGGCGGCGGCATCTCGGCCGTCGGCCTGCTCGACGAAATATCCCGGGTGACCACCACGAGCTGGTTCACCCGCCGGGAACCGGTGTGGCGCGATGCCGGCTTCGACCGGAAGGCGGGGCACGACGCCGTCGCGCTCGTTGAAGAGCGGGTCCGGGAGGGACTTCCTCCGCAAAGCGTGGTGTCAGCCACGGGACTGATCTGGACGCCTTCGCTGCGTGCGGCCGCCGCGCGCGGCGCCCTGGACCGGCACGCGATGTTCACATCAATAGAGCCCCACGGGGTCCGGCTGGACGACGGAACCTTCCTGGCAGCCGATGTGATCCTGTGGGCCACCGGGTTCCGGGCCGAGCTGGAACACCTTGCCCCGCTGCACCTTCGCGGCAGCGGCGGGGGGATCGTTATGGACGGCACGCAGGTGGCAGCGGACGAACGGATCCATCTGGTGGGTTACGGGCCGTCGTCGTCCACCATCGGCGCCAACCGGGCCGGCCGCGCGGCAGTGGCCGGCATCATGAAGATGCTCGGCCGGCGACGCCCGGACGGGGTGCCTGCGGCGTCAGTCGGGGCCGTTTCACGGTAG
- a CDS encoding class I SAM-dependent methyltransferase — protein sequence MAENTLESVLSGLRRFPDVEAPNLQAWDATDKLLLETAAGLLAPDSRVAVVGDRYGALTLGALAACGVRHVRVHQDLITGERALRNNAAPLGADAGFEQLPLGPALFDGADVVLLQLPKTLAELEEVADAVARYAGPHTVLLAGGRIKHMSLGMNAVLQRHFSDVQPQLARQKSRVLIARDPRPVTGPPPFPVADRNSELELTVCARGAVFAGTKLDIGTRFLLRYLPDMPSAGNVVDLGCGTGILAAMYARRHAESKVTATDQSAAAVDSARATAEANGLAGRITVLQDDAMSSLPDGSAGLILLNPPFHLGASVHAGAGIKMFGAAGRVLEPGGELWTVYNSHLHYLPALERYVGPTRVAGRNAKFTVAVSTGRAQHH from the coding sequence GTGGCGGAAAACACCCTGGAATCAGTCCTCTCCGGTCTGCGCCGGTTCCCGGATGTCGAAGCCCCCAACCTGCAGGCCTGGGATGCCACGGACAAGCTGCTCCTCGAAACAGCGGCCGGACTCCTGGCCCCGGACAGCCGCGTCGCGGTGGTGGGTGACCGCTACGGCGCCCTCACGCTCGGGGCACTGGCTGCCTGCGGGGTCCGGCACGTGCGAGTCCACCAGGACCTGATTACGGGGGAGCGGGCCCTCCGCAATAACGCTGCGCCGCTCGGCGCCGACGCCGGTTTTGAGCAGCTGCCGCTCGGTCCGGCCCTTTTCGACGGCGCCGACGTGGTGCTGCTCCAGCTGCCCAAAACGCTCGCGGAACTGGAAGAAGTGGCCGACGCCGTGGCCCGCTACGCAGGGCCGCACACTGTCCTGCTTGCAGGCGGCCGGATCAAGCACATGAGCCTGGGTATGAACGCCGTCCTGCAACGCCACTTCAGCGACGTCCAGCCACAGTTGGCGCGGCAGAAATCCAGGGTCCTGATAGCCAGGGACCCCCGGCCCGTTACGGGACCGCCGCCGTTTCCCGTCGCCGACCGCAACAGCGAACTGGAGCTCACTGTCTGCGCGCGGGGCGCGGTGTTCGCCGGCACGAAGCTCGACATCGGGACACGGTTCCTGTTGAGGTACCTGCCTGACATGCCGTCGGCCGGGAACGTGGTGGACCTCGGCTGCGGTACCGGCATCTTGGCCGCCATGTATGCCAGGCGCCACGCGGAATCGAAGGTTACGGCGACAGACCAGTCGGCGGCCGCCGTCGACTCCGCCCGGGCCACAGCGGAAGCCAACGGACTCGCAGGCCGGATCACCGTTCTCCAGGACGACGCCATGAGCTCGCTGCCGGACGGCAGCGCCGGCCTCATCCTGCTGAATCCGCCCTTCCACCTGGGTGCCAGCGTCCATGCCGGGGCAGGAATCAAGATGTTCGGGGCCGCCGGGAGAGTGCTGGAGCCGGGCGGGGAACTCTGGACCGTATACAACAGCCACCTGCATTACCTGCCCGCCCTGGAACGGTACGTCGGTCCCACCCGCGTGGCCGGCAGGAACGCGAAGTTTACGGTGGCTGTCAGCACCGGACGCGCCCAGCACCATTAG
- a CDS encoding ROK family transcriptional regulator, whose product MGDFNLTVILDAIRRSSGGLSRVELAQIVGLSPQTISNISRRLLDQNLIVEAGKEGSGPGKPRTILRLNPAGMYAVGVHLDPAVTTFVVLDLVGSVVRHSRINTPGASDPDGIIATIAAEIKDLVAASGVDPDKIAGLGVAAPGPINLDEGTVVDPPLLLGWDRVPLRDALAEATGLSTLVDKDVTSAAVAETWAGGPSGSGSFVFMYMGTGIGCGIVLNDEVVRGTSGNAGEIGHIIVDPDGPPCDCGLRGCVKSSSIPQVLVAQAEAAGVLEVVRQPSGALDIQESFAKLCDEADAGNSKAGEIIDHSAVLVARAVAVVTNTLDVERVVFGGPFWTRLSRRYLDRVPQLLADNSAARQIHGIEVVGTGVGEDVGAIGAACLVLEHMLAPRAQRLLLEG is encoded by the coding sequence ATGGGGGACTTCAATCTCACGGTGATTTTGGATGCCATCCGCCGGTCCTCGGGAGGCCTCAGCCGGGTGGAACTCGCCCAGATCGTAGGGCTCTCCCCGCAAACGATCTCCAACATCTCCCGGCGGCTGCTTGACCAGAACCTCATCGTCGAAGCCGGGAAGGAAGGAAGCGGGCCGGGTAAGCCGCGCACCATCCTCCGGTTGAACCCCGCCGGAATGTATGCCGTGGGGGTCCACTTGGATCCCGCCGTGACCACTTTCGTGGTGCTGGACCTCGTGGGCTCCGTTGTCAGGCACTCACGGATCAACACCCCGGGCGCCAGCGACCCCGACGGCATCATCGCCACCATTGCCGCCGAGATCAAGGACCTGGTGGCAGCCTCCGGCGTCGACCCGGACAAGATCGCCGGGCTCGGCGTCGCAGCCCCCGGTCCCATCAACCTGGATGAGGGAACCGTCGTTGACCCGCCGCTGTTGCTGGGCTGGGACCGTGTGCCCCTGCGCGATGCCCTCGCGGAGGCGACCGGACTGTCCACCCTGGTGGACAAGGACGTCACCAGCGCGGCCGTCGCCGAAACCTGGGCCGGCGGCCCCAGCGGCTCCGGCAGTTTCGTTTTTATGTACATGGGCACCGGCATCGGCTGCGGCATCGTCCTGAACGATGAAGTGGTGCGCGGGACGTCGGGGAATGCCGGCGAAATCGGGCACATCATTGTTGACCCGGACGGTCCGCCCTGCGACTGCGGTCTTCGGGGCTGCGTGAAGTCAAGCAGCATCCCGCAGGTCCTCGTGGCGCAGGCCGAAGCCGCCGGCGTGCTGGAGGTTGTGCGCCAACCCTCCGGTGCCCTGGACATCCAGGAGAGCTTCGCCAAACTGTGCGACGAAGCCGACGCCGGCAACAGCAAGGCGGGGGAGATCATCGACCACTCCGCCGTCCTGGTCGCCCGGGCGGTGGCGGTGGTCACGAACACCCTCGACGTCGAAAGGGTTGTCTTCGGCGGCCCCTTCTGGACGCGCCTCTCACGGAGGTACCTGGACCGGGTTCCCCAACTGCTGGCAGACAACAGCGCAGCCCGCCAGATCCACGGGATAGAAGTTGTTGGAACCGGAGTGGGAGAGGACGTAGGAGCCATCGGTGCTGCCTGCCTGGTGCTGGAGCATATGCTGGCACCGCGCGCACAGCGGCTGCTGCTGGAAGGCTGA
- a CDS encoding extracellular solute-binding protein — MHRPAKFLAAMMSAAALLATSACSAEQPAAENRTLKIVYQKTDSFTALDTLFKDAKKDFEAANQGTTVELQPIEANDDDYGTKLALALRSSETAPDVFYEDTFKVRSDVDAGYLLKLDGYLEKWADWKLYNEAAKAAGTGDDGGIYAVPLGTDTRAIWYNKKVLQKAGISVPWQPRSWEEILDAARKMKAADPSLVPFNMYAGKATGEGTVMQSFYELLYGTDSELYDQQEKKWVIGSRGFTDSLSFLKTLYDEGLAVTPAEALDANVWKKVFGDWLPQGKMGATVEGSYTPSFWQKGGNYEWAGYAEDMGVAKFPTQRGQEPGGVSMSGGWTLAVGADSKNPDLAFKFLSEALSKKNSLAFTVSGSQIAVRTDVAAEPEYLAANPFVKDVSELVSVTHYRPATADYPRISAAVQEATEAVITGALSPQEAAAQYDKSVRDQVGDAKVLQK, encoded by the coding sequence ATGCACCGCCCTGCCAAATTCCTTGCGGCGATGATGTCGGCGGCAGCGCTGCTGGCCACATCAGCCTGCTCCGCCGAACAACCGGCGGCCGAGAACCGGACCCTGAAGATCGTTTACCAGAAGACTGACTCGTTTACCGCCCTCGACACCTTGTTCAAGGACGCCAAGAAGGATTTCGAAGCTGCCAACCAGGGCACCACCGTGGAGCTGCAGCCCATCGAAGCCAACGACGACGACTACGGCACCAAGCTGGCGCTGGCCCTGCGGTCTTCTGAGACCGCCCCCGACGTCTTTTACGAGGACACGTTCAAGGTGAGGTCCGACGTCGACGCCGGATACCTCCTGAAACTGGACGGATACCTCGAAAAATGGGCCGACTGGAAGTTGTACAACGAGGCCGCCAAAGCTGCCGGCACCGGGGACGACGGCGGGATCTACGCCGTGCCCCTCGGAACTGACACCCGCGCCATCTGGTACAACAAGAAGGTCCTTCAAAAGGCAGGCATTTCGGTTCCCTGGCAGCCCCGAAGCTGGGAGGAGATCCTTGACGCCGCCCGCAAGATGAAAGCCGCGGACCCGTCCCTGGTCCCGTTCAACATGTATGCCGGCAAGGCCACCGGTGAAGGCACAGTCATGCAGAGTTTTTACGAACTGCTGTACGGCACGGACAGCGAACTCTATGACCAGCAGGAGAAAAAATGGGTGATCGGTTCCCGGGGGTTCACCGATTCCCTGTCTTTCCTGAAGACACTCTACGACGAAGGACTTGCCGTCACGCCTGCCGAGGCGCTTGACGCAAACGTGTGGAAGAAGGTCTTCGGCGACTGGCTGCCGCAGGGCAAGATGGGGGCAACAGTGGAAGGTTCGTACACGCCGTCGTTCTGGCAGAAGGGCGGTAATTACGAATGGGCCGGCTATGCGGAGGACATGGGAGTGGCAAAGTTCCCCACCCAGCGTGGCCAGGAACCCGGCGGCGTCAGCATGTCCGGTGGCTGGACCCTGGCCGTCGGAGCCGACTCGAAGAACCCGGACCTGGCGTTCAAGTTCCTTTCCGAGGCCCTGAGCAAGAAGAACTCACTGGCGTTCACCGTGTCCGGGTCCCAGATCGCGGTCCGGACAGATGTCGCCGCCGAACCGGAGTACCTGGCGGCGAATCCGTTCGTCAAGGACGTCTCCGAACTCGTATCCGTCACGCACTACCGGCCCGCCACGGCGGACTATCCGCGTATCTCCGCCGCGGTCCAGGAGGCCACCGAAGCCGTGATCACCGGTGCCCTTTCGCCGCAGGAGGCCGCCGCGCAGTACGACAAGTCAGTCAGGGACCAGGTGGGTGACGCCAAGGTCCTGCAGAAATAA
- a CDS encoding carbohydrate ABC transporter permease, which translates to MAERRTVRRQLRLLPVVPSVLLLLLFLAAPVLWSFHASFTNAALTGRNARNPAWTGVENYVRLFSDSAFPAAVLLTIVFVVASAVVGQNLLGLLIAGLMTRARKPVSAVVGTAVVAAWVLPEIVAAFAAYAYFSKDGTLNQLLGNAGAAGPDWLYAYPMVAVVLANIWRGTAFSMLVYRAALADVPRDISEAALMDGASGWQRLVFITLPLIRSSIATNLMLVTLQTLAVFTLIWVMTAGGPSNASTTLPVLAYQEAFKFGDIGYGTAIASVLIVLGLVFGIAYVRLLKGDKR; encoded by the coding sequence ATGGCTGAACGACGAACTGTCCGGCGGCAGCTCCGGCTGCTGCCGGTGGTGCCCTCTGTCCTGCTGCTTCTCCTCTTCCTGGCGGCGCCCGTTCTGTGGTCCTTCCACGCTTCCTTCACCAATGCCGCCCTCACCGGCCGCAACGCCAGGAACCCGGCCTGGACCGGCGTCGAAAATTATGTGCGGCTGTTCAGTGACTCTGCGTTCCCGGCCGCGGTCCTCCTGACCATCGTCTTTGTTGTTGCGTCAGCGGTGGTGGGCCAGAACCTGCTGGGACTCCTGATTGCGGGCCTGATGACGCGCGCCCGGAAGCCGGTGTCCGCAGTCGTGGGTACTGCGGTGGTCGCCGCCTGGGTGCTTCCCGAGATTGTGGCGGCCTTTGCCGCTTATGCCTATTTCAGCAAGGACGGGACGCTGAACCAGCTGCTCGGCAATGCCGGCGCTGCCGGGCCGGACTGGCTCTATGCCTATCCCATGGTGGCCGTGGTGCTGGCCAACATCTGGCGCGGCACCGCGTTCTCCATGCTGGTGTACCGGGCGGCCCTGGCCGACGTTCCCCGGGACATCTCCGAGGCAGCCCTGATGGACGGCGCTTCCGGCTGGCAGCGCCTGGTGTTCATCACGCTGCCGCTGATCAGGTCCAGCATCGCCACCAATTTGATGCTCGTGACGCTCCAGACCCTGGCCGTGTTCACCCTGATCTGGGTGATGACGGCCGGCGGGCCGTCCAATGCCAGCACCACCTTGCCGGTCCTCGCCTACCAGGAGGCCTTCAAGTTCGGCGACATCGGCTACGGCACGGCCATCGCCTCGGTGCTCATCGTCCTGGGCCTGGTGTTCGGGATTGCCTACGTCCGGCTGCTCAAGGGGGACAAACGATGA
- a CDS encoding carbohydrate ABC transporter permease, whose translation MTTTGRRPLEGASRRPTRRGVASPGFRRARTPADAALLLIGACFVLPLLWLVFASLDTTAGYRTQLPASASLDNFAAVLTPELLLGPLWNSLLLSAGTATVTLGAAVLAAYPLSRFQSRFNRPFLYSILCGTCLPITAIMVPVYGLFVQLRLLDSLPATVLFLAATSLPMAIWMTKNFMDAVPVSLEEAAWVDGASGLTALRSVVLPLMRQGLGVVFIFVFIQTWGNFFVPFILLLSPSKQPASVSIFSFFGQHGAVAYGQLAAFSILYSVPVLVLYVLVARGAGGSFALSGAMKG comes from the coding sequence ATGACGACGACAGGCCGGCGGCCCCTTGAGGGGGCTTCACGGCGGCCCACCCGCAGGGGAGTTGCCTCGCCAGGATTCCGCCGGGCCCGGACTCCGGCAGACGCGGCCCTGCTGCTGATCGGCGCCTGCTTCGTGTTGCCGCTGCTCTGGCTGGTATTCGCCTCCCTGGACACAACGGCGGGTTACCGGACCCAGTTGCCGGCCAGTGCTTCGCTCGACAACTTTGCGGCTGTCCTCACTCCCGAACTGCTGCTCGGACCGCTCTGGAACAGCCTTTTGCTCTCCGCCGGGACGGCAACAGTTACCCTGGGCGCAGCCGTTCTGGCCGCGTACCCGCTGTCCCGTTTCCAGTCCAGGTTCAACCGGCCGTTCCTGTATTCGATCCTGTGCGGCACCTGCCTGCCGATTACGGCCATCATGGTGCCCGTTTATGGCCTGTTCGTCCAGCTGCGCCTGCTGGATTCGCTGCCGGCCACAGTTCTCTTCCTGGCGGCAACTTCCCTGCCCATGGCCATCTGGATGACCAAGAACTTCATGGACGCGGTGCCCGTTTCGCTGGAGGAGGCCGCCTGGGTGGACGGCGCCTCCGGGCTGACTGCCCTGCGTTCCGTGGTGCTGCCGCTCATGCGCCAGGGGCTGGGAGTGGTGTTTATTTTCGTCTTCATCCAGACCTGGGGGAACTTCTTCGTACCGTTCATCCTGTTGCTGTCGCCGTCAAAGCAGCCCGCGTCGGTTTCAATCTTCAGCTTTTTCGGACAGCACGGCGCAGTCGCCTACGGCCAGCTGGCCGCATTCTCCATTCTCTATTCGGTTCCGGTCCTGGTCCTCTACGTGCTGGTGGCGCGGGGAGCCGGCGGGTCGTTTGCGCTGTCCGGAGCGATGAAAGGCTGA